The Dehalococcoidia bacterium DNA window AAGGAGCACGGCATGGCGTTGCAGACGGAGCCGCCGCGCACACCCACCGCGGCGCCGGAGCCCCGTCGCCTCACGCATACGCGCGCCTGGGACCTGGCCAGCAAGGCGCTGCTCGTCGCGGTGTTCACCGTCTTCGCCGCGGCGCATTTCCAGCACTGGCGCACAACCGGCACGGCGACGGGGCTCGGCCTCGTGCTGCAGGAGGCGCTGACCGCCTTCCTCTTTCTTGTGCGCCGCGCGCCGCGCCGCACCTCCGCCGCGCCGTGGGACTGGCTCCTGGCCTTCGGCGGCAGCTTTCTGATCCTGCTGGTGCGGCCCTCCGGCCATCCCCTCTGGGGGCTGGACGCCGTGGCGATTGCGCTGCAGTGGGCAGGGCTGGTGGGCTGCCTGCTGGCGCTGGGTGTGCTGGGCCGCAGCTTCGGCGTGGTGGCCGCGGACCGCGGGCTGCGCACCGGCGGGCCGTACGCGGTCGTGCGGCATCCGGTCTACGCCTCCTATCTGCTCACGCAGACGGGCTACCTGCTGCAAAACCCGAGCGTGTGGAACCTCGGCCTCGTGCTGATCGTCACTGCCTGCCAGGTCGGCCGCATCCATGCCGAAGAGCGCGTGCTGGCGGAAGACGCGGCCTGGGCCGCCTTCGCCCGGCACACCCGCTACCGGCTGCTGCCCGGCCTGTTTTAGTCCCCGCGAGGGACTCTTCTGGGCTCTGGACCGCACTCAGGAGTAGAGCCTGTGAGCTTGTTCACCGATCCGGTGTGAAGTTCGCTGCACACCGCCAGGGCCGGCGGGCCTACACTCCACCCTGTTGCGCCGGCGCATGAGGCGCCGCGGCGCCGTGCCGGAAGGCCATGATGTGAGCAGCAGTATCCTGATCGTCGCCTACGACCCCGACTGGCCCCACCGCTACGAGCTTGAAGCCGGCGGTATTCGGCAGGCGCTCGGCGGCCGCTGTCTCGCCCTCGAACACATCGGCAGCACCGCCGTGGCGGGGCTGGCCGCCAAGCCGGTCGTCGACATCATGGCCGGCGTCACGAGCCTTGCGGACGCCGGCGCCTGTATCGTGCCGCTGCAGCGCCTCGGCTACGCCTTCCACCCCGAGGTCACCGCGCAACTGGGCATGCACGACGACCGCCTGTTCGTGAAAACCGTGGATGGCCGCGTCGTGGCGCACCTGCATCTCACGCAGCACGGCGGCGCCTTCTGGCAGGAGAAGCTGCTCTTCCGCGACTTCCTGCGCACACATCCGGAAGCCGCCCGCGCCTATGCCGCGCTCAAGCGGGAGCTGGCGCCGCAATTCAGCGACGGCCCCTCGTATTCGACGGCCAAGACGGCGTTCATCCAGGCGACGTTGCGGCACGCACGTGGCGCTCCAGTCTCGGCGCTGGAGCCAGCCGGCGAATGGTCCGGCAGCCGGCAAGCTCAGGCCAGGCGCTCGCCCCAGACGCAGTAGCGCACGAAGTCGCGCGGCTCGCGGCCCTCGGCCAGGGCGCGGGCGCGCTGCGCCGCCACGATCGCGTCGAGCGGCTCGATCTGCACGCCCATGAGGCCGTGCGCCGCCAGCAGCTCGGCCACGCGCACGGCCGGGACGCCGCCCAGGAACGGCAGCGTCGCCTCGACCTCCGCGTCGTAGACATCACCGGTAGCCGTCTCCGCGCCGGCGGCGCGCGGCCCCCATTCGCCGTCGACGATCGCCACGCGCCCGCCGGGGCGTGCCAGCCTCGCCCAGGCCGCCAGCGCCTGCTCGGGATGCGGCAGTGTCCAGAAGAGGTGACGGCTGACGATGAGGTCGAAGCTGGCAGCGGGGAAGTCCGGCGCCTCGGCGTCGCCGGTCACAAACGTCGCGGCCAGGCCGGCGCTCCGCGCCTTC harbors:
- a CDS encoding methyltransferase, with amino-acid sequence MALQTEPPRTPTAAPEPRRLTHTRAWDLASKALLVAVFTVFAAAHFQHWRTTGTATGLGLVLQEALTAFLFLVRRAPRRTSAAPWDWLLAFGGSFLILLVRPSGHPLWGLDAVAIALQWAGLVGCLLALGVLGRSFGVVAADRGLRTGGPYAVVRHPVYASYLLTQTGYLLQNPSVWNLGLVLIVTACQVGRIHAEERVLAEDAAWAAFARHTRYRLLPGLF
- a CDS encoding GrpB family protein yields the protein MSSSILIVAYDPDWPHRYELEAGGIRQALGGRCLALEHIGSTAVAGLAAKPVVDIMAGVTSLADAGACIVPLQRLGYAFHPEVTAQLGMHDDRLFVKTVDGRVVAHLHLTQHGGAFWQEKLLFRDFLRTHPEAARAYAALKRELAPQFSDGPSYSTAKTAFIQATLRHARGAPVSALEPAGEWSGSRQAQARRSPQTQ
- a CDS encoding methyltransferase domain-containing protein, translating into MQAKEAIGRYWNERAATFDQQGDHAIHGDAERTAWQRLLDRLAPPGRALDVLDVGCGTGFLALLLAERGHHVSGSDLAPEMIARARQKARSAGLAATFVTGDAEAPDFPAASFDLIVSRHLFWTLPHPEQALAAWARLARPGGRVAIVDGEWGPRAAGAETATGDVYDAEVEATLPFLGGVPAVRVAELLAAHGLMGVQIEPLDAIVAAQRARALAEGREPRDFVRYCVWGERLA